The Elaeis guineensis isolate ETL-2024a chromosome 13, EG11, whole genome shotgun sequence genome includes a region encoding these proteins:
- the LOC105056079 gene encoding GDP-mannose transporter GONST3, which translates to MSDDTKTLKNDSSSSTDEASSTSKNEVTWNHKLVNLAQQASVYGVAAGYCISASLLSIINKWAVIKFPYPGALTALQYFTSAFGVLMCGWLKLVDHDPLDIKTMWKFLPAAIIFYLSLFTNSELLLHANVDTFIVFRSAVPIFVAIGETLYLKQPLPSLQTWISLATIFGGSVIYVLTDYQFTVIAYSWALAYLTSMSIDFVYIKHVVMTIGLNTWGLVLYNNLEALMLFPLELLIMGELKKIKHEISDESDWYSFGVVLPVALSCLFGLSISFFGFSCRRAISATGFTVLGVVNKLLTVVINLVIWDKHSTLLGTIGLLICMFGGVLYQQSTTKAKAARNETEAPNNDEEKQQLLELQKMETDLTEKHGVSGCTKK; encoded by the coding sequence ATGTCTGATGATACTAAGACTCTGAAGAACGATTCTTCAAGTAGTACAGATGAGGCTTCTTCCACATCAAAAAATGAAGTGACATGGAATCACAAACTCGTAAATTTGGCACAGCAAGCATCGGTATATGGGGTAGCTGCTGGCTACTGCATATCGGCATCACTCCTTTCCATAATCAACAAATGGGCAGTCATAAAATTTCCGTACCCAGGTGCTTTGACTGCCTTGCAATATTTCACCAGCGCATTTGGAGTTCTAATGTGCGGATGGCTGAAACTTGTGGACCATGACCCTCTTGACATCAAGACCATGTGGAAGTTCTTACCTGCTGCTATCATCTTCTACCTCTCTCTCTTCACGAATAGTGAACTACTTCTCCATGCCAATGTGGATACTTTCATTGTGTTCCGTTCTGCTGTTCCAATATTTGTAGCCATTGGAGAGACACTCTACCTGAAGCAGCCATTGCCTTCACTTCAGACGTGGATTTCCCTTGCTACAATCTTTGGAGGCAGTGTGATCTATGTCCTGACAGATTACCAATTCACTGTGATTGCATATAGTTGGGCTTTAGCTTATCTTACAAGCATGTCAATAGATTTCGTGTACATTAAGCATGTCGTCATGACCATAGGGCTTAACACATGGGGCCTGGTGCTCTACAACAACCTGGAAGCACTGATGCTGTTTCCCCTGGAGCTGCTGATAATGGGAGAGCTCAAGAAGATAAAGCATGAGATCTCTGATGAATCTGACTGGTACTCATTCGGCGTGGTTTTGCCTGTGGCTCTGTCATGCTTGTTTGGTTTATCCATATCCTTTTTTGGGTTCTCTTGCAGACGGGCAATCTCAGCGACAGGCTTCACGGTGCTTGGAGTCGTGAACAAGCTTCTCACTGTTGTGATAAATTTGGTCATATGGGATAAGCATTCCACCCTGCTGGGAACGATTGGTCTACTAATATGCATGTTTGGTGGTGTTCTCTACCAGCAGTCTACCACCAAGGCCAAGGCAGCCAGAAACGAAACCGAGGCCCCAAATAATGATGAGGAGAAGCAGCAATTG